The DNA segment GCCGGGGTTGACGGGCAAGCTGCGGCGCGGGCGCTCGATGCGGCGGGCGAGGAGATCCGGCAGGCGGTGCTAGTGGCGCTTGGGGCCAGCGCCGCTGAAGCCACGGCGCTGTTGGCGGCGCACGCGGGGAATTTAGGGGCGGCGATGGCTGCCTACCGCCGTTCGTCCTGAGCTTGTCGAAGGGCGTGCCATATGGCTCGGCGCTGCATGGCACGGGCTTCGACAGGCTCAGCCCGAACGGCTGAGTGAGGCGGTACTCAATAGCGGAAGCTGACCGTCCCCAGCACCGTGCGCGGGGCACCGTAATAGCTCTGGTCGAAGGTCAGCGCGCTCAGGTAGCGCTTGTTGGTGACGTTGCGGACGTTGACGCTGAGCGCGACGTGGGGCGTCAATTCGTAGCGGCCCATCAGGTCAGCTAGGACATAGTCGCCCTGATCGAGGCGGATCGGATCGCCCGCGGGAGTGAGCCCGCCCGGCTCGAAATAGAAGTCGCTCTGGTACTGGATGGACGTGCCAACCTTCAGCTGAGGCAGCGACGGCGGCGAATAGGTGAGGTTGAGACGGCCGATATTGCGCGGCACGAAGGTGCGCTCGGGCTGGTCATCCTCGTTGCGGATCTTCATGAAGGTGAAGCCGCCGGTCGCCTGGAGGCCGGGCGCGAGCTGGCCACCGAATTCGAGCTCCACGCCTTGCGACTTGGCATCGACCGGGATGTACACGGTGCGGCCGAGCGTGGGATCGAACTGGCCGAAGGCGGTATTGTTCTGGCGCGCCTGGAACAATGCGGCGCTCGCGTACAGGCGGCCGTCGAACCATTCGCCCTTCACGCCGCCCTCGATATTGTCGCCGACGATCGGTGGCAGGATCTCGTTGGTCGCGCTCACCTCCACCTGCGGGCGGAAGATCTTGGCGTAGCTGGCGTAGAGGCTGATGTTCGAGGTGACGTCAAATGTCGCGCCGACGAAGGGCGAGAAGCGTGAGCGATCATAGGCCTGCGGCGTGCCGTAGGACGTGCCCTCGCTGGTCGCATGGGTGTAGTTGCCGCCCAGCATGATCTTGAGCGGATCGGCGGGGTTGAGCCGGACGAGGCCGTAGATCGTCTCGCGTACCGTGTGGGTGTCGAGGCTGAGGTCGTACGGTTCCGGGAAGTTCACCTGCGGGAAGGTGCCGTCGAAGAAGGTGTCGAGCGACAGCGGGATGCCAACCTGGCTGTAATCGTAGCTGGAATATTGCTGGTACTTCTCCGCGCCGCGCTGAAGCCCGAGCACCACATCATGGTCGCGGCCGCCGACGGACAGCTTGCCGCTGAGATAGGCGTCAATGGTGAGGTTGCGGGTCTGGCCGCGGAAAGCGCCGGGATAGCTGAAGATGGCGCGGGTATCGAGCGGGTCGTCAGGATCGCCGAGATCGATGCCGCCCGGCGCGCCGCGCACGGGATTGCCGTAGACGTAGAAGAGCGTGTCGTCTTCGCTCGTCGCCCGGCGCAGGACGGAAACCTTGCCCGTCCAGCCGTTGCCGAAATCATGCGTCAGATCACCAAAGATCTGGCGATCGACCACGCCCCAACTCGACCAGTCCGGCGCATAATTGGCGGTGCGATCGAATTCGATGCGGGTACCGTCCGTGTAATAAAGTGGGATCGCGCCCCACATGGCGCCTCGGCTGCGATGGTCCTGATGGCCGTAGCCGGCGCTGATCACGGTGTTGGGGCCGAGATCCGCCTCGACGATGCCGTACCCGGTCCAGCGGCGCAGGCCGTAGCGATCGAGATGGCTGTCGGTATCAAGGAAGGCGCCAACGGCGCGGGCGCGGATCGATCCATCTTTGGTGAGCGGCACGCTGACATCGGCATCGAAGCGAAGATTGTCGTAGGAGCCATATTGCGCGCTCGCCGACGCCTTGATCTCCCGGAAAGGGCGTTTGCGGATGAAGTTGACCACGGCCGATGGATTGCCGGTCGGCGACAGCAGGCCCGGCGCGCCGCGCACCACCTCGATCCGGTCGTAGATGGCGGTGTCGATCGAGCCGGTCTGGATGCCGAACGAGAACGGAAGGCCAATGCCGTCGATCTGGAACGTCTGAATGTCGAACCCACGGGCCGAGTAGTAGATGCGGTCGGTGTCGGAAGTGAGGACGCTGACGCCGGGCACGGTGGTGAGCAGCGCATTGACGTCGTTGAGTTGGAAATCCTCGATCTGCGCGCGGGTGACGACGCTGATCGACTGCGGCGTTTCGCGCTGGCTCATCTGGATACGCGTGGCGGTCCGCTGATCGGTGACGCCGTAATCATCGCTGCCTTCGCTGCGCTGGCCGGTGACGACGATGTCATCGCTGCGCTGTGTATCCGCCGCCGTTTCAGGCGCGGCAATCGCCGCTGCACTGGCGAGTAGTGCGGACATCATCGTCATTATTGCCTCCCTTGAACGAGAGGCCCGCTAGAAACGTTTTCGTGCTATTGCAAGCTAATCTCATTATCACAGATAAAATGGCTGCTCGACTTCGACGACGGTTAGCCTTCGCGCCATGGTTGCAAACCTATGCGACAGGATAGGGCGTCAATGTCGCGCGGTTTTCGTCTGCGGCGACCGGACGCCCGATCATGGGAAAGGCGCGTTGCGGGCAGGCAGCGCGCTCGCATACCTTGCATCCGACCCCAATTGGCGTGGCCGCGCGCGGATCCGTGAGGTCGAAGCCGCGCGAATACACCAGCCGGTGCGCGTGGCGAATGTCGCAGCCGAGCGCGATGGCGAAGGTCTTGCCCGGCTCCCCAAAAGCGCCGGCGGTGCGGCGGACCGTGCGGGCGACCCACAGATAGGTGCGTCCGTCGGGCATTTGCGCGACCTGACGCAGCACGCGGCCGGGCTGCACGAACGCCTCGTACACCTTCCACAGGGGGCAACTGCCGCCCACGCGCGAGAAGTGGAAGTCGGTGGCCGACTGGCGCTTGGAGATGTTGCCGGCGCGATCGACGCGGATGAAGAAGAAGGGAACGCCGCGTGCCTCGGGGCGCTGGAGCGTCGAAAGACGGTGGCAGATCGTCTCAAACCCCACGCCGAAATGGCGGCCGAGCTTCTCGATATCGTACGCCTGCGCCTCCGCCTCGGCGAGGAAATCGGCGTAGGGCAGCAACAGCGCACCGGCGAAATAATTGGCGAGGCCGATGCGGGCGAGGCGGCGCGCTTCAGGGCCGGTGAGGATCGGATCGTCGGCGAGCCGGTCGATGAGGTCGCCGAGTTCGAGAAAGGCGAGCTGGGTCGCCATCTGGAACGCCTGCTGCCCGGCGCGCAGGTCCGGCGAGATGTGGAGCGTGCGGGTGGCGGGATCGTAGCGGCGCTGCACCGCGCCGGGCTCGGACAAAGCAACAGTGATGCCGTGGCGATCCTGCAGACGTCCGATCAGCCCGGCATGGACACGGCGCGGGCCGAAGCCGGCCTCTTTGTAGAGCGCTTCGGCCGCCTGATCGAGCGGCTCGATATGGTTGTAATTGGCGTAGAAGAGCTCGCGGACCTGCTCGAACGGCATGCGCGCGCCGCCGCCCTCGATCCATTGGTCGCCAAGCTGCGCGGCCATCGCCTCGGTGCGCTCGGTGAGGTCACGCTGGCGGCGATGGAGCGCGATCAGCGTGCGCGCGACCGCGGGCATGTTGGTGGCGAGCTCGCGGATTTCGGCGAGTGCGATCGGCTCGGGCGCTTCGGTCAGGCTGTCGCGCAGGTCGGTGATGAGGCGTGCTTCCTCGTCCTCCGAGAAGAGCTGGACGTCGATGCCGAAGACCTGGTTGATCTTGAGCAGGACGGGGACGGTGAGCGGCCGCTGGTTCTGCTCGATCTGGTTGAGGTAGCTGGTCGAGATGCCGAGCGCTTGGGCGAGCTCGACCTGCTTCAGGCGGCGTTCTTCGCGCAGGCGGCGGAGGCGCACGCCCATGAAGGTCTTCCGCATTCCTTCGCACCTTTCGCTTCGGCTATGCAGGAAGAGGTAGCGGGTTGCGGATGTTGCGGAAAGTGCTGCCTCCGTCATGCGGGCCTTGATCCGGGATCCAACGTGCAGCGAGAGCTTCGGCTTCAGCGTGTGCGGGACGTTGGACCCCGGCTCAAGGCCGGGGTGACGTAAGGCAAGGATCAGGCGTTGGGCATCACCGGCACCACCGTCTTGATGATGCTCGCGTCCAGTTCCTCGAAATCGTGCAGGCCGATCGTGTCGTACAGCTCCTGGCGGGTCTGCATGCGGTCGACGTATTTGTGGGTGCCGCCGTTTTCCTTGATCGAGGCGTAGAGTTCGGCCTGCGCCTTGTTGGCGACGCGCAGGGACGAGACCGGCCAGATCACCATCTTATAGCCCATCTCCTCGAATTCGGCGGCGGTGTAGAAGGGCGTCTTGCCGAATTCGGTCATGTTGGCGAGCAGCGGCACGTTGGGCACGGCCTTCGCGAACTTTTCGAACATTTCGCGCGTGTTCAGCGCCTCGGGGAAGATCGCGTCGGCCCCCGCCTCGACATAGAGCTTGGCGCGCTCGACCGCGGCGTCGAAGCCCTCGACGCCGGCGGCGTCGGTGCGGGCGACGATGACGATGTCGCGCGCGGCCTTCTTCGCGGCGGCGACCTTGGTGGCCATGTCCATCGCGGAGACGAGGTTTTTGCCGTTCAGGTGCCCGCACTTCTTGGGCAGGATCTGGTCCTCAAGATGGACGGCGCCGGCGCCCGCATCCTCGAAGGTGCGGACCATGTGCATGACGTTCAGCGCCTCACCATAGCCGGTGTCGCCGTCGACCAGCAGCGGCAGGCCCGACGAACGGACGATCTGGCGGATGAAGAAAGCAACTTCGTCGACAGTGATGATGCCGAGATCGGGCAGGCCCATCGACGCGGTCATCGCCGCGCCCGACAGATACAGGCCGTCGAAGCCGGCATTGCGCGCCTGGATCGCGGCCTGGCCGTTGTGCGCGCCGGGCAGCTGGAAGATGCCGGGGCGCTCAAGGCCCGCGCGGAAGCGCTCGCCGGCGGATTCGGTGGGGAGGTCGGAGGCGAGAAGGTAGGGCATTGATGGTCCTTCGTATTGACCCGAGTGTGTCAGTGCGTATTTAAATACTTATGGAGCGGAACAGCCGATTGATCGTCAAGCGGCTCCGCGACGAGGGTTACGAACTGATCGGTGCGAAGGGATCGCACCACAAGTTTCGCAAGGGTGCGATCACGATCATCGTGCCGCATCCCAAAAAAGACCTGCCGCTGGCCACCGCGCGCAGCATCGCGCGAGCGGCTGGCTGGATCTGAGGAAATGCCATGACCTACTATATCGGTGTCGTCCACAAGGATGCGGACAGCAGCTACGGCATAGCCTTTCCCGATCTTCCGGGGTGCTTTTCGGCGGGGGAGGATCTGAGCGAACTGGAGCGCAACGCGATCGAGGCGATCGACCTGTTCCTGGAGGGCGAGGATGTCGCGCTCTATCCCGCGCGCGACATGAATGCGATCCGCGACGGGCTGGAGGCGGACGACCGCACCGCCATGCTGATGGCGGTGCCGTTCATGCGATCGGGCGGGCGCACCGTGCGGGTGAACTTCACCGTAGATGCGGCCACGCTTGCGGCGATCGACGCGGCGGCCAAGCGGCGTAACCTCTCGCGCAGCGCCTTTCTGGTAAGCGCTGCGCATAACGAGATTGCGGGTCACTGATGGCTGGCCGCCGCGCATAGGCTTACTTCCGCTCGGCCAGCGGCACCCACTTGAGGTCTTCGGGGCCGGTGTAGTTCGCGCTCGGGCGAATGATCTTGTTGTCCTCGCGCTGCTCGATGACGTGCGCGGCCCAGCCGCTGGTGCGGGCGATCACGAACAGCGGCGTGAACATCGCGGTGGGGACCCCCATCATGTGGTAGGAGACGGCCGAGAACCAGTCGAGGTTCGGGAACATCTTCTTCACTTCCATCATCACCGTCTCGAGCCGGTCGGCGATGTCGTACATTTTGGTCGAGCCGGCCTCGTCCGACAGCTTCTTGGCGACGCGCTTGATGACGACGTTGCGCGGGTCGCTGATCGTATAGACCGGGTGGCCGAAGCCGATGATGACTTCCTTGGCTTCCATCCGGCGGCGGATGTCCGCCTCGGCATCATCGGGATTCTGGTAGCGCTTCTGGATCTCGAACGCGACTTCGTTGGCGCCGCCGTGCTTGGGGCCGCGCAGCGCGCCGATCGCGCCGGTGATGCACGAATGCATATCCGATCCAGTGCCGGCG comes from the Sphingomonas sp. OV641 genome and includes:
- a CDS encoding TonB-dependent siderophore receptor; this translates as MTMMSALLASAAAIAAPETAADTQRSDDIVVTGQRSEGSDDYGVTDQRTATRIQMSQRETPQSISVVTRAQIEDFQLNDVNALLTTVPGVSVLTSDTDRIYYSARGFDIQTFQIDGIGLPFSFGIQTGSIDTAIYDRIEVVRGAPGLLSPTGNPSAVVNFIRKRPFREIKASASAQYGSYDNLRFDADVSVPLTKDGSIRARAVGAFLDTDSHLDRYGLRRWTGYGIVEADLGPNTVISAGYGHQDHRSRGAMWGAIPLYYTDGTRIEFDRTANYAPDWSSWGVVDRQIFGDLTHDFGNGWTGKVSVLRRATSEDDTLFYVYGNPVRGAPGGIDLGDPDDPLDTRAIFSYPGAFRGQTRNLTIDAYLSGKLSVGGRDHDVVLGLQRGAEKYQQYSSYDYSQVGIPLSLDTFFDGTFPQVNFPEPYDLSLDTHTVRETIYGLVRLNPADPLKIMLGGNYTHATSEGTSYGTPQAYDRSRFSPFVGATFDVTSNISLYASYAKIFRPQVEVSATNEILPPIVGDNIEGGVKGEWFDGRLYASAALFQARQNNTAFGQFDPTLGRTVYIPVDAKSQGVELEFGGQLAPGLQATGGFTFMKIRNEDDQPERTFVPRNIGRLNLTYSPPSLPQLKVGTSIQYQSDFYFEPGGLTPAGDPIRLDQGDYVLADLMGRYELTPHVALSVNVRNVTNKRYLSALTFDQSYYGAPRTVLGTVSFRY
- a CDS encoding short-chain fatty acyl-CoA regulator family protein, with amino-acid sequence MRKTFMGVRLRRLREERRLKQVELAQALGISTSYLNQIEQNQRPLTVPVLLKINQVFGIDVQLFSEDEEARLITDLRDSLTEAPEPIALAEIRELATNMPAVARTLIALHRRQRDLTERTEAMAAQLGDQWIEGGGARMPFEQVRELFYANYNHIEPLDQAAEALYKEAGFGPRRVHAGLIGRLQDRHGITVALSEPGAVQRRYDPATRTLHISPDLRAGQQAFQMATQLAFLELGDLIDRLADDPILTGPEARRLARIGLANYFAGALLLPYADFLAEAEAQAYDIEKLGRHFGVGFETICHRLSTLQRPEARGVPFFFIRVDRAGNISKRQSATDFHFSRVGGSCPLWKVYEAFVQPGRVLRQVAQMPDGRTYLWVARTVRRTAGAFGEPGKTFAIALGCDIRHAHRLVYSRGFDLTDPRAATPIGVGCKVCERAACPQRAFPMIGRPVAADENRATLTPYPVA
- the prpB gene encoding methylisocitrate lyase; this translates as MPYLLASDLPTESAGERFRAGLERPGIFQLPGAHNGQAAIQARNAGFDGLYLSGAAMTASMGLPDLGIITVDEVAFFIRQIVRSSGLPLLVDGDTGYGEALNVMHMVRTFEDAGAGAVHLEDQILPKKCGHLNGKNLVSAMDMATKVAAAKKAARDIVIVARTDAAGVEGFDAAVERAKLYVEAGADAIFPEALNTREMFEKFAKAVPNVPLLANMTEFGKTPFYTAAEFEEMGYKMVIWPVSSLRVANKAQAELYASIKENGGTHKYVDRMQTRQELYDTIGLHDFEELDASIIKTVVPVMPNA
- a CDS encoding type II toxin-antitoxin system HicA family toxin, whose amino-acid sequence is MERNSRLIVKRLRDEGYELIGAKGSHHKFRKGAITIIVPHPKKDLPLATARSIARAAGWI
- a CDS encoding type II toxin-antitoxin system HicB family antitoxin; its protein translation is MTYYIGVVHKDADSSYGIAFPDLPGCFSAGEDLSELERNAIEAIDLFLEGEDVALYPARDMNAIRDGLEADDRTAMLMAVPFMRSGGRTVRVNFTVDAATLAAIDAAAKRRNLSRSAFLVSAAHNEIAGH